catgtggacttcgacttgatcaagactctgatcaagccatcgctcaaggcgcaacaggtcgagttgatcaggctactgaagccatcgctcaaggcgcagcagGCCGAGTTGATCAAACTGATGATCAGGGCGCAGCATgtcaagttgatcaggctgTTGCCCAAAACTtaggtggtccaaaacattaagtctggatccagagacaagcccaagcccaaagaccaattgccaagatccaagtccaagaccaAGGGTACGGCTCGGCTCGGCGCGCGTGTTCGCGCgcgtgggctctttcacccatcttagtccacgataattactaagtgtaataagtcacttagtaaatacacatttaaagatgtgtctcatctcctatgtgggataattaacacttgttaattactccctacactttcaactcctagctttatcaaaagctacaatgtgaccaactttaatccactatttctcactcaccgagaatcggatttgagaaagtgaatatactacggtcatttacgcggaacgtagatcgacgctatatcatttaattctccaaaattaaatgtctcgtcacatttattattcgTCAAACATTgttgaccggacatcttaaatCAAGATTCCAACACAACCCTCCTTATTCTCAACCAATCTAACTATCCTATCATGTTTTTTCGAAACCTTAATTCCAATGCTAATTTGTTTTCGTTTCATCAATACACGTCGCCTATTCCGCCACCTACTTCTTTGGTACGCGTCTCATCACTTTCTTATAATTATTTGATTGCATGTAAGATATTTTTTGTAAATTGGTGACAATATACTCATATTTACGTTCaatctactcatattttattataaaattataaaatgggaTTGGATATCCAAAATTTTCAGGTCAAGTACCCACAAGCAAAAGATGAGATTATCGAATTGGAGAAGACGTTGAGAAGTGCAGTGATGAAGGACAACCGGACGGTGATAATCACGAATCTAAACGCAGCGTGGACGGAACCAAATTCCGTCTTCGATCTATTTGTGGAGAGCTTCAAGATCGGAAATGGAACGGCGCACCTCTTGGATCACTTAGTGGTCTACGCGTTCGACAAGACAGCGTACGAGCGTTGCAAGGCAACGACGCACCTCCACTGCTACGCTGTCACGACGGAGGGCGTAGACTTCTCCGGCGAGGCGTATTTCATGAGCGAGGATTATCTGAAGATGACGTGGCGAAAGATTGAGCTTCTGCGCACTGTTCTTGAATTGGGATACGACTTCATTTACACGGTACAAATAGTTACATCAATTATGCAATTTTACCAAACCAATTATTTGGAATCGAATAAGAGTATTATAACTTCAAATCTAATTTAACCAAATTCCAAAAAGTTGCAATTACAATGCATTATATTgtcaattggtgataggaggagaggcccatgagtgagacttatatagtggattaagctctttgtgtccATCAATATGTGATATTGTTAcgtttattttatgtttcaattgccaacaacaTTTAGGATGCAGATGTAATGTGGTTTAGAAATccattcaaaaaaaatttatgcgCACTGTTCTTGAATTGGGATACGACTTCATTTATACGGTACAAATAGTTACatcaattatgtaattttaccAAACAAATGAAGAATATTATAAACTTCAAATCTAATTTTAACCAAATTCCAAAAAATTGCAATTACAACGCAATtttggagtagtatttatattgATCTTTTTTCACTTTATAACATTTAGGATGCAGATGTGATGTGGTTTAGAAATCCATTCAAAAAATTCTACGCCGATGGGGATATCGAGATGTCGTGCGACCACTACATCGCCAACTACAATGATGTGAGCAACACCGCGAATACAGGGTTGACGTACGTGAAATCCAACAACAGGACCATCGAGTTATACAAGTATTGGTACAATGCGCGGGAGTATTTCCCAGGCAAACACGACCAAGACGTGTTGAACATGATAAAGGGAAACTTGTTAGTCCACCAAATCGGGTTAGAGTTCCGTTTCTTGGATACGGCCTACTTCGGGGGATTCTGTGAACCCAAC
This portion of the Salvia splendens isolate huo1 chromosome 10, SspV2, whole genome shotgun sequence genome encodes:
- the LOC121751792 gene encoding uncharacterized protein At4g15970-like, producing the protein MGLDIQNFQVKYPQAKDEIIELEKTLRSAVMKDNRTVIITNLNAAWTEPNSVFDLFVESFKIGNGTAHLLDHLVVYAFDKTAYERCKATTHLHCYAVTTEGVDFSGEAYFMSEDYLKMTWRKIELLRTVLELGYDFIYTDADVMWFRNPFKKFYADGDIEMSCDHYIANYNDVSNTANTGLTYVKSNNRTIELYKYWYNAREYFPGKHDQDVLNMIKGNLLVHQIGLEFRFLDTAYFGGFCEPNKDLDEVITMHANCCIGIQNKMHDLTMIIHDWKRYMDLPSSNRNSTTTSWTIPRICHYQKKFNCFILTILDQDWVINIDKFT